In the genome of Elephas maximus indicus isolate mEleMax1 chromosome 6, mEleMax1 primary haplotype, whole genome shotgun sequence, one region contains:
- the SPP2 gene encoding secreted phosphoprotein 24 — protein MEKMIMILVVFVLGMGSWSCSGFPVYDYDPSTLREVLGASVAKVNSQALSPYLFRAFRSSLKRVNIVDGDSLNMDIEFSIRETVCRRDSGEDPSTCDFQRDLYSPAAVCRSSARVSAQQVQDVWVHCRWSSSSESSSSEELIFEDMLRSYRRRNNYPQGLIPDGPRNEQFHERSPETTRRFSPPGNRRQPAHQYRERTYADFE, from the exons ATGGAGAAGATGATAATGATATTGGTTGTGTTTGTTCTTGGCATGGGCTCCTGGTCTTGCTCAG GATTCCCGGTGTATGACTATGATCCTTCCACCTTGAGGGAAGTCCTTGGCGCTTCCGTGGCAAAAGTGAATTCCCAGGCCCTAAGTCCATACCTGTTTCGGGCATTCAGAAGCTCACTAAAAAGG GTCAATATTGTGGATGGGGACAGCTTGAACATGGACATAGAATTCAGTATACGAGAAACTGTATGCAGGAGAGATTCCGGAGAAGATCCCTCTACCTGTGACTTCCAAAGGGACCTCTATTCG CCAGCGGCCGTCTGCAGAAGCTCGGCGCGGGTGTCCGCACAGCAGGTGCAGGACGTCTGGGTTCACTGCCGCTGGTCCTCCAGCTCCGAGTCCAGCAGCAGCGAAGAG TTGATTTTTGAGGACATGTTGAGATCCTATAGACGGAGAAACAATTATCCACAAG GGCTCATTCCTGATGGACCCAGAAATGAACAATTTCATGAAAGGTCACCAG AGACCACAAGAAGGTTCTCTCCTCCTGGAAACAGAAGGCAGCCAGCCCACCAGTATAGAGAAAGGACTTATGCTGACTTTGAGTAA